The following proteins are co-located in the Aquarana catesbeiana isolate 2022-GZ linkage group LG02, ASM4218655v1, whole genome shotgun sequence genome:
- the POU3F3 gene encoding POU domain, class 3, transcription factor 3 translates to MPRSSVGVSGEEGVCVCPWSWAALPRTKVHLKGDSFSGCGGGEEEAPNLWIAAGRGGAMATTAASNPYLPSNSILSPGSIVHSDSGGGGGMQPGSAAVTSVSGGYRGDPTVKMVQSDFMQGAMAASNGGHMLSHAHQWVTALPHAAAAAAAAAAAAAEAGSPWSSSPVGMTGSPGHPQQQQQQDVKGGAGRDELHPGAALHHRPPHLGPHQGHQGGWGAAAASHIQSMAAGAQQQQQQQQQQALLYSQSGAFTVNGMLSPPPGSQSLVHPGLVRGDTPELADHHHHHHHHQQQQQQQHQHHQQQQQQQHHGVNSHEPHSDEDTPTSDDLEQFAKQFKQRRIKLGFTQADVGLALGTLYGNVFSQTTICRFEALQLSFKNMCKLKPLLNKWLEEADSSTGSPTSIDKIAAQGRKRKKRTSIEVSVKGALESHFLKCPKPSAQEITNLADSLQLEKEVVRVWFCNRRQKEKRMTPPGIQQQTPDDVYSQVGNVGADTPPPHHGMQTSVQ, encoded by the coding sequence ATGCCCAGGAGCTCGGTAGGGGTAAGCGGTGAGGAGGGTGTGTGTGTTTGCCCCTGGTCCTGGGCAGCTCTTCCAAGGACAAAAGTGCATCTCAAGGGGGACTCGTTCTCGGGCTGCGGGGGAGGAGAAGAGGAAGCCCCAAACCTGTGGATAGCAGCGGGCAGGGGGGGAGCCATGGCCACCACGGCTGCTTCCAACCCCTACCTCCCCAGCAACAGCATCCTATCCCCGGGCTCCATCGTCCACTCGGACTCGGGGGGCGGagggggcatgcagcctggcagcgcGGCGGTGACTTCGGTGTCGGGTGGTTACCGGGGGGACCCCACGGTGAAGATGGTGCAGAGTGACTTCATGCAGGGGGCCATGGCGGCCAGTAACGGAGGACACATGCTGAGCCACGCACACCAGTGGGTCACGGCGCTTCCTCACGCGGCGGCGGCTGCAGCGGCTGCAGCGGCGGCGGCGGCCGAGGCCGGCTCACCTTGGTCCAGCAGCCCGGTGGGGATGACCGGCAGCCCTGGGCAccctcagcagcagcagcagcaggacgTGAAGGGGGGAGCTGGGAGGGACGAACTGCATCCGGGGGCTGCTTTACATCACCGACCGCCTCACCTAGGACCCCACCAAGGACATCAGGGTGGCTGGGGAGCCGCGGCCGCCTCTCACATCCAGTCCATGGCCGCCGGGGCTCAGCAGcaacagcaacagcagcagcagcaggcgcTTCTCTACTCCCAATCCGGGGCTTTCACTGTGAACGGTATGCTGAGCCCACCCCCCGGGAGCCAGAGCTTAGTCCACCCGGGCCTGGTTAGGGGTGACACCCCCGAGCTGGccgaccaccaccaccatcatcaccaccaccagcagcagcagcaacagcaaCATCAGCACCACCAacagcagcaacagcagcagcaccACGGGGTGAACAGCCACGAGCCGCACTCCGATGAGGACACCCCGACCTCGGATGACCTAGAACAGTTCGCCAAGCAGTTCAAACAGAGAAGGATCAAACTGGGCTTCACCCAGGCGGACGTGGGCCTGGCCCTGGGCACCCTCTACGGCAACGTCTTCTCCCAGACCACCATCTGTAGGTTCGAAGCTCTTCAGCTCAGCTTCAAGAACATGTGCAAGCTCAAACCCCTGCTCAACAAGTGGCTGGAGGAGGCCGATTCGTCCACAGGCAGCCCGACCAGCATCGATAAGATCGCCGCCcagggcaggaagaggaagaaaaggacCTCCATCGAGGTGAGCGTCAAAGGGGCCCTGGAGAGCCACTTCCTCAAGTGCCCCAAACCATCAGCTCAGGAGATCACCAACCTGGCCGACAGCCTGCAGCTGGAGAAGGAGGTGGTCCGAGTGTGGTTCTGTAACCGGAGGCAGAAGGAGAAGCGGATGACCCCACCGGGGATCCAGCAACAGACGCCAGATGATGTCTACTCCCAGGTGGGCAATGTGGGGGCCGACACGCCGCCCCCTCACCACGGGATGCAAACTAGTGTGCAATGA